In a single window of the Cumulibacter manganitolerans genome:
- a CDS encoding DMT family transporter, producing the protein MTQSTTSTTTAGPALSDYLQFAALPIIWGSSFLFIKVALGGLSPVQVAWGRAVLGGTTLVLIALVTRRRWPRDRGLWLEMVPVSLLLTVAPFFLISWGGQFIGSGLMSIFNATTPLWTMLIAIAALPQERPTGRKYVALALGFVGVLVLLNPWSITGASSLLGQVASLGAAACYGAGYVMLRRVIAKHDISPITLAAMQVGIGGLLFVLATPWVAMTRRPELTPSVVVCILLLGCIGTGVAYILNNNVVRSMGATTASMVTYLNPIVGVTLGVIVLAESVHWNEPLGALLVIGGILLGQQGATPRPRTAPQAAED; encoded by the coding sequence ATGACTCAATCGACCACGAGCACGACCACGGCGGGACCTGCGCTGAGTGACTATCTGCAGTTCGCCGCGCTGCCGATCATCTGGGGATCGTCGTTCCTGTTCATCAAGGTGGCGCTCGGCGGCCTGAGCCCGGTCCAGGTCGCGTGGGGCCGCGCCGTCCTCGGCGGGACGACGCTGGTGCTCATCGCGCTGGTGACCCGCCGCCGGTGGCCGCGCGACCGCGGCCTCTGGCTGGAGATGGTGCCGGTGTCGCTGCTGCTCACCGTCGCGCCGTTCTTCCTGATCAGCTGGGGCGGTCAGTTCATCGGCTCGGGTCTGATGAGCATCTTCAACGCGACCACGCCGCTGTGGACGATGCTGATCGCGATCGCCGCGCTCCCGCAGGAGCGGCCCACCGGACGCAAGTACGTCGCGCTGGCGCTCGGCTTCGTCGGCGTGCTCGTGCTGCTGAACCCGTGGTCGATCACCGGCGCGAGCAGCCTGCTCGGCCAGGTCGCGAGCCTGGGCGCCGCCGCGTGCTACGGCGCCGGCTACGTGATGCTGCGCCGGGTGATCGCCAAGCACGACATCTCGCCGATCACCCTGGCGGCCATGCAGGTCGGCATCGGCGGCCTGCTGTTCGTCCTGGCGACGCCCTGGGTCGCGATGACCCGGCGGCCCGAGCTGACGCCGTCGGTGGTGGTGTGCATCCTGCTGCTGGGCTGCATCGGCACCGGCGTCGCCTACATCCTGAACAACAACGTGGTGCGCTCGATGGGCGCGACGACCGCGTCGATGGTCACCTACCTCAACCCGATCGTGGGCGTGACGCTCGGCGTGATCGTGCTGGCCGAGTCGGTGCACTGGAACGAGCCCCTCGGCGCGCTGCTGGTCATCGGCGGCATCCTTCTCGGCCAGCAGGGCGCGACGCCGCGGCCACGGACGGCCCCCCAGGCGGCCGAGGACTAG
- a CDS encoding MFS transporter produces the protein MSTAADSPTRAPLAVAAAAFVSSLDRFATGPMIVLIAADLHTSLAVAATFVAGGYFLAYGVFQPVWGLLSDHIGRSRTMLLTLVIAGVAGLVSAFSPSITLLAVARTVAGACFGAIAPASITFVGDTVGPAHRQRALSDLLAVTATGVAVSTALAGWLAHLVSWRAVFGLTAVVAGLCALGLRGISEPRRGGVSGIAAHLGVVLRDRWALLVFALAFVEGGVVLGMLTYLPAALSTTRGVDAGAAGLAVAAYGVGALGFSRLVSRLTGHRPMWLLGAVGGTAMLLAFAAVTATITLVTVIAGALLLGCGWAFLHSSLQTWAVSVVPAARGTAVALFAASLFVGSSLSTALAAPYAGAGRFTLVFAVAGAVAVPLTAAAALGMRRYAARR, from the coding sequence GTGAGCACGGCAGCGGACTCCCCCACGCGTGCCCCGCTGGCCGTCGCGGCGGCGGCCTTCGTGAGCAGCCTCGATCGCTTCGCCACCGGGCCGATGATCGTGCTGATCGCGGCGGATCTGCACACCAGCCTGGCCGTCGCGGCCACCTTCGTCGCCGGCGGCTACTTCCTCGCCTACGGGGTGTTCCAGCCGGTATGGGGACTGCTCAGCGACCACATCGGGCGCAGCCGCACCATGCTGCTGACGCTGGTGATCGCCGGCGTGGCCGGCCTGGTGTCGGCGTTCTCGCCGAGCATCACGCTGCTCGCCGTGGCCCGTACCGTCGCGGGGGCCTGCTTCGGCGCGATCGCCCCGGCGTCCATCACCTTCGTCGGCGACACGGTCGGCCCGGCGCATCGCCAGCGCGCCCTCTCGGACCTGCTGGCCGTGACGGCCACCGGGGTCGCCGTCTCGACCGCCCTCGCCGGGTGGCTCGCCCACCTGGTGAGCTGGCGGGCGGTGTTCGGGCTCACCGCGGTCGTCGCCGGGCTCTGCGCGCTGGGCCTGCGCGGCATCTCCGAGCCGCGGCGCGGCGGCGTCAGCGGCATCGCGGCCCATCTCGGCGTCGTCCTGCGCGACCGCTGGGCGCTCCTGGTCTTCGCGCTCGCGTTCGTCGAGGGCGGCGTCGTCCTCGGGATGCTGACCTACCTGCCGGCCGCGCTCTCGACGACCCGTGGCGTGGACGCCGGGGCGGCGGGCCTGGCGGTGGCCGCCTACGGCGTCGGCGCGCTGGGCTTCTCGCGGCTGGTGAGCAGGCTGACCGGTCACCGCCCGATGTGGCTGCTCGGCGCGGTCGGCGGCACCGCGATGCTGCTCGCCTTCGCGGCGGTCACCGCCACGATCACCCTGGTCACGGTGATCGCCGGCGCGCTGCTGCTCGGCTGCGGCTGGGCCTTCCTGCACTCCTCCCTGCAGACCTGGGCGGTGAGCGTCGTGCCGGCCGCGCGCGGGACGGCGGTCGCGCTGTTCGCCGCGAGCCTGTTCGTCGGCAGCTCGCTGTCGACGGCCCTCGCCGCACCGTACGCCGGCGCCGGCCGCTTCACCCTGGTATTCGCCGTCGCGGGCGCGGTCGCGGTGCCGCTCACGGCGGCCGCCGCCCTCGGGATGCGCCGGTACGCGGCGCGCCGGTAG